The Candidatus Sulfotelmatobacter sp. genomic interval GGGGGAATCCGCCGCCACGCATGAGCGTGGAGATGCCAAGGGGAAACGCGGCGAACGCTAGCGGCGCGGGCCGGAGCGGTCAAGGAGCGCGGAGCCGTCGCCCCAGGTGAGGGATCACCCGTATACCGCCTCAGTGTAGCCGCTTTCTCCGATTTTTCACGAAGTCTCGAAACACGTAGGCGCCGACGTTCTGCGGATCGGTCTCGTAGATCCTTCCATGATTCAACTCGGTCAGCCGCCGCACGAAATCGAGCAGCGGCCCGTCGGTGGCGAGCATGAAGGTGGTGATGGTGATGCGCTTGCGGCGGCAGAACGCTGCCTCCTCGAGCGTCTTGTTGACGATCTTCGGATCCAGCCCGAACGGGTTCTTGTAGAGGCGGCCGAACTCGTGGATCGCCGAGGGCTTGCCGTCGGTGATCATGAAGATCTGCTTGTTGACGCCCTTCCGGCTCTCGAGGATTCGCCGCGCCATCTGGAGACCGGCGCGGGTGTTGGTGTGGAACGGTCCGGCCTGGATCTTCATCAGGTCCTTGAGCTGCACCTGGCGGGCGTCGTCGCCGAACAGCACCACGTCGAGCGTGTCCTTCGGGTAGCGGCTCTGGATCAGCTGCGCCAGCGCGAGCGCGATCTTCTTGGCCGGCGTGATGCGATCCTCGCCGTACAGGATCATGCTGTGGCTCACGTCCACCATCAACACCGTGGCGCACGACGAAAGATGCTCGGTCTCGAAGACTTCGAGATCCTCTTCCGAGAGGGTCAGGTCGTCGATGCCGCCGCGCTTGACCGCGTTGCTCACGCTGCCCAGCGGGTCGAGATTGCCGAGGTCGTCGCCGAACTGCCAGGCGCGCGTCTCGCTCAGGCGTTCGCCG includes:
- a CDS encoding VWA domain-containing protein; the encoded protein is MRFDYSKWKGPRPEDLEFQRQLMEIYRNLLLQTGGDVDEALRWMEHFGEQYGFFNDKFGIDDFKKMLEESGEAEKTTRGYQVTPRGERRIRQDSLNEIFNALQAGGAGDHRTPQAGKGGERLSETRAWQFGDDLGNLDPLGSVSNAVKRGGIDDLTLSEEDLEVFETEHLSSCATVLMVDVSHSMILYGEDRITPAKKIALALAQLIQSRYPKDTLDVVLFGDDARQVQLKDLMKIQAGPFHTNTRAGLQMARRILESRKGVNKQIFMITDGKPSAIHEFGRLYKNPFGLDPKIVNKTLEEAAFCRRKRITITTFMLATDGPLLDFVRRLTELNHGRIYETDPQNVGAYVFRDFVKNRRKRLH